From the genome of Pelodiscus sinensis isolate JC-2024 chromosome 12, ASM4963464v1, whole genome shotgun sequence, one region includes:
- the LOC142831169 gene encoding C-C motif chemokine 17-like — protein MACVGCTDRINCLVWPLRSNFPASRRRAERSREPTPLHTMISLRTALLATFLLAVSYRYVTARPDTPKECCFDYVTGPIQFTKLVDFYRTSSDCHLQAVVLETRADRKVCADPSKPWVKRAISRLEAKKEQKSQSAHRR, from the exons ATGGCTTGTGTGGGCTGCACAGACAGAATAAATTGCCTGGTGTGGCCGCTCAGATCTAACTTCCCAGCCAGCAGGAgaagagcggagcggagcagagagcCCACTCCACTCCACACCATGATCAGCCTGAGGacagctctgctggccaccttCCTCCTGGCCGTTTCGTATCGATATGTAACAG CGAGACCTGACACTCCCAAGGAATGCTGCTTTGATTACGTGACTGGCCCAATTCAGTTCACTAAACTGGTGGATTTCTACAGGACTTCCAGCGACTGCCACTTACAAGCTGTCGT GTTGGAGACCCGTGCTGACCGCAAGGTCTGTGCTGACCCCTCAAAGCCTTGGGTGAAGAGAGCAATCAGCCGCTTGGAGGCAAAGAAGGAACAAAAATCACAGTCAGCGCATCGCAGATAA